A window of the Vigna angularis cultivar LongXiaoDou No.4 chromosome 3, ASM1680809v1, whole genome shotgun sequence genome harbors these coding sequences:
- the LOC108325642 gene encoding protein IQ-DOMAIN 12 produces MAKRKSWFGWVKRLFTSEPKGNKKPNKWGWSFGRIKQRQYPTITAPNKTLIEASAEQRKHALTVAIATAAAAEAAVAAAHAAAEVVKLTGASRSYSYLSKGDRSLAAIKIQSAYRAHLARKALRALKGVIRLQAIIRGQAVRRQVSNTIQNFHSNARNQVEILEKSSHMAEHTKQNPKQKKKLEDKELKSECDSQRTWDCSLLSREDIEAIWYRKQDAMVKRERMKQYSSSQRERKNPEMVEECMQNMKFGRESCRTLGEWLHKETCDLNMMYKPITLPTNLMTAKQEWQEGLSPQISIPRKSFSVVKRSLNGDENSMSNSPVFPTYMAVTESSKAKMRSVSTPKQRTGILDICSNHNEGISFYSSCYGETSSTNENHASYQQRC; encoded by the exons ATGGCAAAGAGAAAGAGCTGGTTTGGATGGGTGAAAAGGCTATTTACTTCTGAGCCAAAGGGCAACAAA AAGCCAAACAAGTGGGGGTGGAGTTTTGGAAGGATCAAGCAGAGACAGTATCCTACAATTACAGCTCCAAATAAGACATTGATTGAAGCAAGTGCAGAACAGAGAAAACATGCTTTAACTGTGGCTATTGCAACTGCAGCAGCTGCTGAAGCTGCAGTTGCTGCTGCACATGCTGCTGCTGAGGTTGTCAAGCTCACAGGTGCTTCTCGTTCTTATTCATATCTTTCCAAGGGAGACAGAAGTTTAGCTGCCATCAAGATCCAAAGCGCATACCGTGCACATCTT GCTAGGAAAGCATTAAGAGCATTGAAGGGAGTCATAAGACTGCAAGCCATAATTCGTGGACAAGCTGTGAGACGTCAAGTGTCAAACACTATACAGAATTTTCACTCCAATGCAAGAAATCAAGTGGAAATTCTGGAAAAAAGTAGCCATATGGCTGAACATACCAAGCAAAATCCtaagcaaaagaaaaagttagaaGATAAGGAACTGAAG TCTGAATGCGATAGTCAAAGAACATGGGATTGTAGCTTGCTATCTAGAGAAGACATTGAAGCTATATGGTACAGAAAACAAGATGCCATGGTCAAAAGAGAGCGTATGAAACAGTACTCTTCTTCACAAAGG GAGAGAAAAAATCCAGAAATGGTGGAAGAATGTATGCAGAACATGAAGTTTGGAAGAGAGAGCTGTCGTACACTTGGAGAGTGGCTGCATAAAGAAACATGCGATTTGAATATGATGTATAAGCCAATAACTCTTCCTACAAACTTGATGACAGCAAAACAAGAATGGCAAGAAGGATTGAGTCCACAGATTTCAATCCCAAGGAAATCATTTTCTGTTGTAAAAAGAAGTTTAAATGGGGATGAAAATTCAATGTCAAATTCTCCAGTTTTTCCTACATACATGGCTGTTACTGAATCCAGCAAAGCAAAAATGAGGTCTGTTAGCACACCAAAGCAAAGAACAGGAATTCTTGACATATGCTCCAATCACAATGAAGGAATTTCCTTTTACTCTTCTTGTTATGGTGAAA
- the LOC108325410 gene encoding probable inactive purple acid phosphatase 16 isoform X1 encodes MESHGGGKWKILLPLLFLSLISTVRSSSALRFRPVCGVSERQVRMPEGAAFKIGLFADLHFGEDAWTEWGPRQDLNSINVMNSVLHHENPDLVIYLGDVITANNIMIANASLYWNQAISPTRNRGIPWVSVFGNHDDAAFQWPLEWFSPPGIPPIHCPLTTTSYSGDDECSFKGTGRLELMSNEMKHNGSFSSYGPRNLWPSVSNYVLQVSSPDYPPSPVAFLYFLDSGGGSYPELISNDQVEWFRRKAEEINPDKRVPEIVFWHIPSTAYKVVAPKFEIRKPCVGSINKESVAAQEVETGIMDLLLNRTSVKAIFVGHNHGLDWCCPYNNLWLCYARHTGYGGYGDWPRGARILQINQTPFSLHSWIRMEDGQVHSKVILSS; translated from the exons ATGGAAAGTCACGGAGGAGGTAAGTGGAAGATACTGTTGCCcttactttttctctctctgatcTCCACCGTCCGATCATCATCCGCCTTACGATTCCGACCGGTGTGCGGTGTGTCGGAGAGACAGGTTCGGATGCCGGAGGGTGCAGCCTTCAAGATTGGGCTCTTCGCGGACCTTCATTTTGGGGAGGACGCGTGGACGGAGTGGGGCCCACGCCAAGACCTGAACTCCATCAACGTCATGAACTCGGTGCTCCACCATGAAAATCCAG ATTTGGTGATATATCTTGGTGATGTCATCACGGCAAACAACATAATGATTGCGAATGCAAGCTTGTATTGGAATCAGGCAATCTCCCCAACAAGAAACAGGGGCATACCATGGGTTAGTGTATTTGGAAACCATGATGATGCTGCATTTCAGTGGCCATTGGAGTGGTTCTCTCCGCCTGGCATTCCTCCAATTCACTGCCCTCTAACCACAACTTCATATTCAG GAGACGATGAATGTAGCTTCAAAGGAACAGGACGATTGGAGCTGATGTCAAATGAGATGAAGCACAATGGATCATTTTCTAGCTATGGCCCAAGAAATCTTTGGCCAAGTGTATCCAACTATGTCCTTCAAGTTTCATCGCCTGATTATCCACCATCACCAGTGGCTTTCCTTTACTTTCTTGATTCTGGTGGTGGTTCCTATCCAGAACTCATATCTAATGACCAGGTAGAATGGTTCCGCCGAAAAGCTGAAGAAATTAACCCTGACAAAAG AGTTCCGGAGATTGTTTTCTGGCATATTCCAAGTACGGCTTATAAGGTGGTGGCTCCCAAGTTTGAGATACGAAAACCTTGTGTAGGATCGATCAACAAGGAAAGTGTCGCTGCTCAAGAAGTTGAAACGGGTATCATGGATCTTCTTCTCAACAGAACTTCTGTCAAG GCAATTTTTGTTGGACACAACCATGGATTGGACTGGTGCTGCCCATACAATAATCTATGGTTATGCTATGCTAGGCACACTGGTTACGGTGGCTATGGAGATTGGCCCAGAGGAGCACGAATTTTACAGATCAACCAAACaccattttctcttcattcttggATAAGGATGGAGGATGGTCAAGTGCACAGTAAAGTTATCTTGAGTTCATAA
- the LOC108325410 gene encoding probable inactive purple acid phosphatase 16 isoform X2: protein MHYNALRKVQRTVFLLSEEVSFETLFEVFSLTQQWKVTEEVRMPEGAAFKIGLFADLHFGEDAWTEWGPRQDLNSINVMNSVLHHENPDLVIYLGDVITANNIMIANASLYWNQAISPTRNRGIPWVSVFGNHDDAAFQWPLEWFSPPGIPPIHCPLTTTSYSGDDECSFKGTGRLELMSNEMKHNGSFSSYGPRNLWPSVSNYVLQVSSPDYPPSPVAFLYFLDSGGGSYPELISNDQVEWFRRKAEEINPDKRVPEIVFWHIPSTAYKVVAPKFEIRKPCVGSINKESVAAQEVETGIMDLLLNRTSVKAIFVGHNHGLDWCCPYNNLWLCYARHTGYGGYGDWPRGARILQINQTPFSLHSWIRMEDGQVHSKVILSS, encoded by the exons ATGCATTATAATGCACTCAGAAAAGTGCAACGAACCGTATTTCTATTATCTGAAGAGGTTTCATTTGAGACGCTCTTTGAGGTTTTCTCTCTCACACAGCAATGGAAAGTCACGGAGGAG GTTCGGATGCCGGAGGGTGCAGCCTTCAAGATTGGGCTCTTCGCGGACCTTCATTTTGGGGAGGACGCGTGGACGGAGTGGGGCCCACGCCAAGACCTGAACTCCATCAACGTCATGAACTCGGTGCTCCACCATGAAAATCCAG ATTTGGTGATATATCTTGGTGATGTCATCACGGCAAACAACATAATGATTGCGAATGCAAGCTTGTATTGGAATCAGGCAATCTCCCCAACAAGAAACAGGGGCATACCATGGGTTAGTGTATTTGGAAACCATGATGATGCTGCATTTCAGTGGCCATTGGAGTGGTTCTCTCCGCCTGGCATTCCTCCAATTCACTGCCCTCTAACCACAACTTCATATTCAG GAGACGATGAATGTAGCTTCAAAGGAACAGGACGATTGGAGCTGATGTCAAATGAGATGAAGCACAATGGATCATTTTCTAGCTATGGCCCAAGAAATCTTTGGCCAAGTGTATCCAACTATGTCCTTCAAGTTTCATCGCCTGATTATCCACCATCACCAGTGGCTTTCCTTTACTTTCTTGATTCTGGTGGTGGTTCCTATCCAGAACTCATATCTAATGACCAGGTAGAATGGTTCCGCCGAAAAGCTGAAGAAATTAACCCTGACAAAAG AGTTCCGGAGATTGTTTTCTGGCATATTCCAAGTACGGCTTATAAGGTGGTGGCTCCCAAGTTTGAGATACGAAAACCTTGTGTAGGATCGATCAACAAGGAAAGTGTCGCTGCTCAAGAAGTTGAAACGGGTATCATGGATCTTCTTCTCAACAGAACTTCTGTCAAG GCAATTTTTGTTGGACACAACCATGGATTGGACTGGTGCTGCCCATACAATAATCTATGGTTATGCTATGCTAGGCACACTGGTTACGGTGGCTATGGAGATTGGCCCAGAGGAGCACGAATTTTACAGATCAACCAAACaccattttctcttcattcttggATAAGGATGGAGGATGGTCAAGTGCACAGTAAAGTTATCTTGAGTTCATAA